One genomic segment of Sorex araneus isolate mSorAra2 chromosome X, mSorAra2.pri, whole genome shotgun sequence includes these proteins:
- the KANTR gene encoding KDM5C adjacent transcript, giving the protein MSPFSLLILVICAFSLFFLINLTRGLSILLVFSKNQLLALLLLSILSLFSISFISALIFFDLLPSTFFGFILLFFF; this is encoded by the coding sequence ATGTCTCCTTTTTCATTGCTGATATTGGTTATTTGTGCCTTCTCACTTTTTTTCTTGATCAACCTCACCAGAGGCTTATCTATTTTATTAgtcttttcaaagaaccaacttttGGCCTTGTTGCTCCTCtctattttgtctttgttttctatttcttttatttctgcacTTATTTTTTTTGATCTCCTTCCATCCACATTTTTTGGATTTATTCTGCtgttctttttctga